The following proteins are encoded in a genomic region of Ostrea edulis chromosome 7, xbOstEdul1.1, whole genome shotgun sequence:
- the LOC130047733 gene encoding E3 ubiquitin-protein ligase TRIM71-like codes for MHPRRSAQEVLLCDLCETLPLQSHCELCNINLCVNCAVKHLSDSSKRHNVMPFLHRKSTNYHKCPDHVDKHCEIYCEKCGVPVCSTCALFGKHKGHDVSDILEKFSAKTESLQKDLEELETRIYPRYKEMASNVETEKAELETKYGKLTTDADEQGEILHREITAIVNRQKSAIAEMKTKHLDALNKNTEEITQKMAELKQIMSDLKSILKSNDVSLTSSYKSRNSQFRTLPPKVRVTLPSFSPQKINKDQLNEMFGSLSPLSINTEHGDTMKSAEAVSSPPVKPLLDEPRVTATIDTGYNFLYSVSCLSEDQVWTRGINKTMKLLNLQSKLLTSIQTKSGNKPTDIAVTRDGDLVYTDTSNNTVNLIKNKQIQTVITLQGWRPLSVCCTVGNDLLVIMYSDREQSKVVRYSGSTEKQSIQFDDQGRPLYSSGPYSDIKYLSENKNLDICVADYTASAVVVVNQSGKLRFRYTGHPSNTKQSFKPRGITTDSQSHILTADGHNDRIHILDQDGQFLRYIHCDLRAPRSLCVDIRDNLFVAEFYTAKVKKIQYL; via the coding sequence ATgcatccccggcgcagtgctcaggaagtcctactgtgtgacctctgtgaaactctccccctacagagtcactgtgaactttgtaatataaatctctgtgtTAACTGTGCAGTAAAGCATCTCTCAGACTCGTCTAAAAGACACAATGTCATGCCGTTTTTACACAGAAAGTCTACTAACTACCACAAATGTCCAGACCACGTCGATAAACACTGTGAAATTTACTGTGAAAAATGTGGAgttcctgtctgttctacctgcgcCTTATTTGGAAAACACAAAGGTCACGATGtatcagatattctggaaaaattcagcgctaaaacagaaagtttacaaaaagatctAGAAGAACTCGAGACAAGAATTTACCCGCGATATAAAGAAATGGCGTCTAATGTCGAAACCGAGAAAGCCGAGTTAGAAACGAAATACGGGAAACTGACGACAGATGCCGATGAACAAGGAGAAATCCTACACCGAGAaatcaccgccattgtcaaccgacAGAAATCCGCCATTGCggagatgaaaactaaacatctggacgcactaaataaaaatacagaagaaatcacacagaaaatggcggaactcaaacagatcatgtccgacttgaaatcaatcctaaaatcaaatgacgtctccttaacctctagttacaaatctaggaattcccaatttagaacattaccgcctaaagtccgagttACATTACCGAGTTTctctcctcagaaaataaacaaagatcagctcaatgaaatgtttggttctctgtcgccattatccattaacacagaacatggcgacacaatgaagtcagcagaagctgtatcgtctcctccagtcaaaccactgcttgatgagccgcgcgtcaccgccaccatagacactgggtataactttctatacagtgttagctgtctgagtgaagatcaagtctggacacgcGGGATAAACAAAACCATGAAGCTactcaacctccagagtaaactactgacatcaatacaaaccaagtcagggaacaAACCAAcagacatagcagtgacacgggacggagatcttgtttatactgacactAGTAATAACACCGTgaacttaattaagaataaacagatacagaccgtgatcacactacaggggtggagacctcTCTCTGTCTGCTGTACCGTGGGTAACGATCTCCTGGTTATCATGTACAGTGATAGAgaacaatccaaagtcgtgcgttactccggctccacagagaaacaaagcattcagtttgatgatcagggtcgtcctctctactcaTCTGGTCCTTATAGTGACATtaaatacctcagtgagaacaagaacctggatatctgtgtggctgactatacagctagtgcagtagtggtggtcaatcagtcaggaaaactccgatttagatacactggtcatccctctaataccaagcAATCATTTAAACCAcgcggcatcactacagacagccagagtcacatcctgacagcagacggTCACAAtgaccgtatccacatcctagatcaggacggacagttcctccgttacattcactgtgatttacgCGCTCCTCGcagtttatgtgtggacatcagagacaacctctttgtggctgagttttacactgctaaagtgaagaaaatccaatatctataa